One window of the Marmota flaviventris isolate mMarFla1 chromosome 2, mMarFla1.hap1, whole genome shotgun sequence genome contains the following:
- the Defb121 gene encoding beta-defensin 121, translated as MQLLFLFLTVIVLLAQGARVKKCWSTFGRCRENCKENEVFYLLCKEEGKCCVDPKYVRFKPKTLKNQLGTKN; from the exons ATGCAGCTCCTCTTCCTGTTTCTGACTGTCATAGTGCTCCTGGCCCAGGGCGCCCGAG TCAAGAAGTGTTGGAGCACATTTGGCAGGTGCAGAGAGAACTGTAAAGAGAATGAAGTATTCTATCTATTGTGCAAAGAAGAGGGTAAGTGCTGTGTGGACCCCAAGTATGTCCGATTTAAACCGAAGACCTTAAAGAACCAGTTGGGAACCAAAAATTAA